In Portunus trituberculatus isolate SZX2019 chromosome 22, ASM1759143v1, whole genome shotgun sequence, one DNA window encodes the following:
- the LOC123507539 gene encoding Krueppel-like factor 6 isoform X2, translating to MVTSLGLEPAQQCKRVGVSEEGGIAAPVLLKVPALGKRPAMHPNMTSKEHSSQHSHRHSSPLQAEGPPEQVEPVDLSVRTTKLHEKEADLPIRSFKDHSGVVLKVPTISSLALQSIGVGVDLSLKNEHDSPPGAEPFSVSLEAALRTGSTTLLSISKLREASLALCGKRSLSESPSPPPSSGPPVAHLASSGVSVSISSAAAVTAATLLSPSSHSLISSSSSSSSSPPSPPTGARTPGRPPPPTADYTDALRRRKVHKCDFEGCEKVYTKSSHLKAHKRTHTGEKPYQCTWDGCMWRFARSDELTRHYRKHTGQKPFKCQLCQRSFSRSDHLSLHMKRH from the exons CGTGTGGGGGTGAGCGAGGAGGGGGGGATAGCGGCCCCTGTACTTCTCAAGGTCCCTGCTCTTGGGAAGCGACCAGCCATGCATCCTAACATGACATCCAAGGAG CACTCCAGTCAACACTCTCACCGCCACTCCTCACCTCTGCAGGCTGAGGGGCCGCCGGAGCAGGTGGAGCCAGTGGACCTGAGTGTGAGGACCACCAAGTTGCACGAGAAGGAGGCTGACCTACCCATTCGCAGCTTCAAGGATCACTCAGGGGTCGTCCTCAAGGTGCCCACCATCTCCTCCCTCGCCCTCCAAAGCATCGGTGTGGGGGTTGACCTCTCCCTCAAAAATG AACACGACTCCCCGCCCGGCGCAGAGCCCTTCAGCGTGAGTCTGGAGGCGGCCCTGCGGACTGGCTccaccaccctcctctccatcagcAAATTAAGAGAAGCATCGTT GGCGCTGTGCGGGAAGAGGTCCCTCAGCGAGAGCCCCTCGCCGCCGCCCTCCTCGGGCCCGCCGGTGGCCCACCTCGCCTCCTCGGGCGTCTCCGTGTCCatctcctccgccgccgccgtcaccgcTGCCACGCTCCTCTCACCTTCTTCACACTCACTCatctcctcgtcgtcgtcatcgtcgtcgtcccctccatctcctcccacgGGCGCGCGGACACCAGGACGGCCGCCGCCCCCCACTGCCGACTACACGGACGCACTGCGGCGGCGAAAGGTCCACAAGTGTGACTTTGAGGGATGCGAAAAGGTCTACACCAAAAGTTCGCATCTCAAGGCAcacaagcgcacacacacag GAGAGAAGCCGTACCAGTGCACGTGGGACGGCTGCATGTGGAGGTTTGCACGATCTGACGAGCTGACGCGCCACTACCGTAAACACACAGGCCAGAAGCCCTTCAAGTGCCAGCTGTGTCAGCGGTCATTCTCGCGGTCAGACCACCTCTCGCTGCACATGAAGCGGCACTGA
- the LOC123507539 gene encoding Krueppel-like factor 7 isoform X1: protein MVTSLGLEPAQQCKRVGVSEEGGIAAPVLLKVPALGKRPAMHPNMTSKEHSSQHSHRHSSPLQAEGPPEQVEPVDLSVRTTKLHEKEADLPIRSFKDHSGVVLKVPTISSLALQSIGVGVDLSLKNEHDSPPGAEPFSVSLEAALRTGSTTLLSISKLREASLMSYRALCGKRSLSESPSPPPSSGPPVAHLASSGVSVSISSAAAVTAATLLSPSSHSLISSSSSSSSSPPSPPTGARTPGRPPPPTADYTDALRRRKVHKCDFEGCEKVYTKSSHLKAHKRTHTGEKPYQCTWDGCMWRFARSDELTRHYRKHTGQKPFKCQLCQRSFSRSDHLSLHMKRH from the exons CGTGTGGGGGTGAGCGAGGAGGGGGGGATAGCGGCCCCTGTACTTCTCAAGGTCCCTGCTCTTGGGAAGCGACCAGCCATGCATCCTAACATGACATCCAAGGAG CACTCCAGTCAACACTCTCACCGCCACTCCTCACCTCTGCAGGCTGAGGGGCCGCCGGAGCAGGTGGAGCCAGTGGACCTGAGTGTGAGGACCACCAAGTTGCACGAGAAGGAGGCTGACCTACCCATTCGCAGCTTCAAGGATCACTCAGGGGTCGTCCTCAAGGTGCCCACCATCTCCTCCCTCGCCCTCCAAAGCATCGGTGTGGGGGTTGACCTCTCCCTCAAAAATG AACACGACTCCCCGCCCGGCGCAGAGCCCTTCAGCGTGAGTCTGGAGGCGGCCCTGCGGACTGGCTccaccaccctcctctccatcagcAAATTAAGAGAAGCATCGTT GATGTCTTACAGGGCGCTGTGCGGGAAGAGGTCCCTCAGCGAGAGCCCCTCGCCGCCGCCCTCCTCGGGCCCGCCGGTGGCCCACCTCGCCTCCTCGGGCGTCTCCGTGTCCatctcctccgccgccgccgtcaccgcTGCCACGCTCCTCTCACCTTCTTCACACTCACTCatctcctcgtcgtcgtcatcgtcgtcgtcccctccatctcctcccacgGGCGCGCGGACACCAGGACGGCCGCCGCCCCCCACTGCCGACTACACGGACGCACTGCGGCGGCGAAAGGTCCACAAGTGTGACTTTGAGGGATGCGAAAAGGTCTACACCAAAAGTTCGCATCTCAAGGCAcacaagcgcacacacacag GAGAGAAGCCGTACCAGTGCACGTGGGACGGCTGCATGTGGAGGTTTGCACGATCTGACGAGCTGACGCGCCACTACCGTAAACACACAGGCCAGAAGCCCTTCAAGTGCCAGCTGTGTCAGCGGTCATTCTCGCGGTCAGACCACCTCTCGCTGCACATGAAGCGGCACTGA
- the LOC123507539 gene encoding Krueppel-like factor 6 isoform X5: MHPNMTSKEHSSQHSHRHSSPLQAEGPPEQVEPVDLSVRTTKLHEKEADLPIRSFKDHSGVVLKVPTISSLALQSIGVGVDLSLKNEHDSPPGAEPFSVSLEAALRTGSTTLLSISKLREASLMSYRALCGKRSLSESPSPPPSSGPPVAHLASSGVSVSISSAAAVTAATLLSPSSHSLISSSSSSSSSPPSPPTGARTPGRPPPPTADYTDALRRRKVHKCDFEGCEKVYTKSSHLKAHKRTHTGEKPYQCTWDGCMWRFARSDELTRHYRKHTGQKPFKCQLCQRSFSRSDHLSLHMKRH; the protein is encoded by the exons ATGCATCCTAACATGACATCCAAGGAG CACTCCAGTCAACACTCTCACCGCCACTCCTCACCTCTGCAGGCTGAGGGGCCGCCGGAGCAGGTGGAGCCAGTGGACCTGAGTGTGAGGACCACCAAGTTGCACGAGAAGGAGGCTGACCTACCCATTCGCAGCTTCAAGGATCACTCAGGGGTCGTCCTCAAGGTGCCCACCATCTCCTCCCTCGCCCTCCAAAGCATCGGTGTGGGGGTTGACCTCTCCCTCAAAAATG AACACGACTCCCCGCCCGGCGCAGAGCCCTTCAGCGTGAGTCTGGAGGCGGCCCTGCGGACTGGCTccaccaccctcctctccatcagcAAATTAAGAGAAGCATCGTT GATGTCTTACAGGGCGCTGTGCGGGAAGAGGTCCCTCAGCGAGAGCCCCTCGCCGCCGCCCTCCTCGGGCCCGCCGGTGGCCCACCTCGCCTCCTCGGGCGTCTCCGTGTCCatctcctccgccgccgccgtcaccgcTGCCACGCTCCTCTCACCTTCTTCACACTCACTCatctcctcgtcgtcgtcatcgtcgtcgtcccctccatctcctcccacgGGCGCGCGGACACCAGGACGGCCGCCGCCCCCCACTGCCGACTACACGGACGCACTGCGGCGGCGAAAGGTCCACAAGTGTGACTTTGAGGGATGCGAAAAGGTCTACACCAAAAGTTCGCATCTCAAGGCAcacaagcgcacacacacag GAGAGAAGCCGTACCAGTGCACGTGGGACGGCTGCATGTGGAGGTTTGCACGATCTGACGAGCTGACGCGCCACTACCGTAAACACACAGGCCAGAAGCCCTTCAAGTGCCAGCTGTGTCAGCGGTCATTCTCGCGGTCAGACCACCTCTCGCTGCACATGAAGCGGCACTGA
- the LOC123507539 gene encoding Krueppel-like factor 6 isoform X4, producing MVTSLGLEPAQQCKRVGVSEEGGIAAPVLLKVPALGKRPAMHPNMTSKEAEGPPEQVEPVDLSVRTTKLHEKEADLPIRSFKDHSGVVLKVPTISSLALQSIGVGVDLSLKNEHDSPPGAEPFSVSLEAALRTGSTTLLSISKLREASLALCGKRSLSESPSPPPSSGPPVAHLASSGVSVSISSAAAVTAATLLSPSSHSLISSSSSSSSSPPSPPTGARTPGRPPPPTADYTDALRRRKVHKCDFEGCEKVYTKSSHLKAHKRTHTGEKPYQCTWDGCMWRFARSDELTRHYRKHTGQKPFKCQLCQRSFSRSDHLSLHMKRH from the exons CGTGTGGGGGTGAGCGAGGAGGGGGGGATAGCGGCCCCTGTACTTCTCAAGGTCCCTGCTCTTGGGAAGCGACCAGCCATGCATCCTAACATGACATCCAAGGAG GCTGAGGGGCCGCCGGAGCAGGTGGAGCCAGTGGACCTGAGTGTGAGGACCACCAAGTTGCACGAGAAGGAGGCTGACCTACCCATTCGCAGCTTCAAGGATCACTCAGGGGTCGTCCTCAAGGTGCCCACCATCTCCTCCCTCGCCCTCCAAAGCATCGGTGTGGGGGTTGACCTCTCCCTCAAAAATG AACACGACTCCCCGCCCGGCGCAGAGCCCTTCAGCGTGAGTCTGGAGGCGGCCCTGCGGACTGGCTccaccaccctcctctccatcagcAAATTAAGAGAAGCATCGTT GGCGCTGTGCGGGAAGAGGTCCCTCAGCGAGAGCCCCTCGCCGCCGCCCTCCTCGGGCCCGCCGGTGGCCCACCTCGCCTCCTCGGGCGTCTCCGTGTCCatctcctccgccgccgccgtcaccgcTGCCACGCTCCTCTCACCTTCTTCACACTCACTCatctcctcgtcgtcgtcatcgtcgtcgtcccctccatctcctcccacgGGCGCGCGGACACCAGGACGGCCGCCGCCCCCCACTGCCGACTACACGGACGCACTGCGGCGGCGAAAGGTCCACAAGTGTGACTTTGAGGGATGCGAAAAGGTCTACACCAAAAGTTCGCATCTCAAGGCAcacaagcgcacacacacag GAGAGAAGCCGTACCAGTGCACGTGGGACGGCTGCATGTGGAGGTTTGCACGATCTGACGAGCTGACGCGCCACTACCGTAAACACACAGGCCAGAAGCCCTTCAAGTGCCAGCTGTGTCAGCGGTCATTCTCGCGGTCAGACCACCTCTCGCTGCACATGAAGCGGCACTGA
- the LOC123507539 gene encoding Krueppel-like factor 7 isoform X3 — translation MVTSLGLEPAQQCKRVGVSEEGGIAAPVLLKVPALGKRPAMHPNMTSKEAEGPPEQVEPVDLSVRTTKLHEKEADLPIRSFKDHSGVVLKVPTISSLALQSIGVGVDLSLKNEHDSPPGAEPFSVSLEAALRTGSTTLLSISKLREASLMSYRALCGKRSLSESPSPPPSSGPPVAHLASSGVSVSISSAAAVTAATLLSPSSHSLISSSSSSSSSPPSPPTGARTPGRPPPPTADYTDALRRRKVHKCDFEGCEKVYTKSSHLKAHKRTHTGEKPYQCTWDGCMWRFARSDELTRHYRKHTGQKPFKCQLCQRSFSRSDHLSLHMKRH, via the exons CGTGTGGGGGTGAGCGAGGAGGGGGGGATAGCGGCCCCTGTACTTCTCAAGGTCCCTGCTCTTGGGAAGCGACCAGCCATGCATCCTAACATGACATCCAAGGAG GCTGAGGGGCCGCCGGAGCAGGTGGAGCCAGTGGACCTGAGTGTGAGGACCACCAAGTTGCACGAGAAGGAGGCTGACCTACCCATTCGCAGCTTCAAGGATCACTCAGGGGTCGTCCTCAAGGTGCCCACCATCTCCTCCCTCGCCCTCCAAAGCATCGGTGTGGGGGTTGACCTCTCCCTCAAAAATG AACACGACTCCCCGCCCGGCGCAGAGCCCTTCAGCGTGAGTCTGGAGGCGGCCCTGCGGACTGGCTccaccaccctcctctccatcagcAAATTAAGAGAAGCATCGTT GATGTCTTACAGGGCGCTGTGCGGGAAGAGGTCCCTCAGCGAGAGCCCCTCGCCGCCGCCCTCCTCGGGCCCGCCGGTGGCCCACCTCGCCTCCTCGGGCGTCTCCGTGTCCatctcctccgccgccgccgtcaccgcTGCCACGCTCCTCTCACCTTCTTCACACTCACTCatctcctcgtcgtcgtcatcgtcgtcgtcccctccatctcctcccacgGGCGCGCGGACACCAGGACGGCCGCCGCCCCCCACTGCCGACTACACGGACGCACTGCGGCGGCGAAAGGTCCACAAGTGTGACTTTGAGGGATGCGAAAAGGTCTACACCAAAAGTTCGCATCTCAAGGCAcacaagcgcacacacacag GAGAGAAGCCGTACCAGTGCACGTGGGACGGCTGCATGTGGAGGTTTGCACGATCTGACGAGCTGACGCGCCACTACCGTAAACACACAGGCCAGAAGCCCTTCAAGTGCCAGCTGTGTCAGCGGTCATTCTCGCGGTCAGACCACCTCTCGCTGCACATGAAGCGGCACTGA
- the LOC123507539 gene encoding Krueppel-like factor 12 isoform X6 — protein sequence MHPNMTSKEAEGPPEQVEPVDLSVRTTKLHEKEADLPIRSFKDHSGVVLKVPTISSLALQSIGVGVDLSLKNEHDSPPGAEPFSVSLEAALRTGSTTLLSISKLREASLMSYRALCGKRSLSESPSPPPSSGPPVAHLASSGVSVSISSAAAVTAATLLSPSSHSLISSSSSSSSSPPSPPTGARTPGRPPPPTADYTDALRRRKVHKCDFEGCEKVYTKSSHLKAHKRTHTGEKPYQCTWDGCMWRFARSDELTRHYRKHTGQKPFKCQLCQRSFSRSDHLSLHMKRH from the exons ATGCATCCTAACATGACATCCAAGGAG GCTGAGGGGCCGCCGGAGCAGGTGGAGCCAGTGGACCTGAGTGTGAGGACCACCAAGTTGCACGAGAAGGAGGCTGACCTACCCATTCGCAGCTTCAAGGATCACTCAGGGGTCGTCCTCAAGGTGCCCACCATCTCCTCCCTCGCCCTCCAAAGCATCGGTGTGGGGGTTGACCTCTCCCTCAAAAATG AACACGACTCCCCGCCCGGCGCAGAGCCCTTCAGCGTGAGTCTGGAGGCGGCCCTGCGGACTGGCTccaccaccctcctctccatcagcAAATTAAGAGAAGCATCGTT GATGTCTTACAGGGCGCTGTGCGGGAAGAGGTCCCTCAGCGAGAGCCCCTCGCCGCCGCCCTCCTCGGGCCCGCCGGTGGCCCACCTCGCCTCCTCGGGCGTCTCCGTGTCCatctcctccgccgccgccgtcaccgcTGCCACGCTCCTCTCACCTTCTTCACACTCACTCatctcctcgtcgtcgtcatcgtcgtcgtcccctccatctcctcccacgGGCGCGCGGACACCAGGACGGCCGCCGCCCCCCACTGCCGACTACACGGACGCACTGCGGCGGCGAAAGGTCCACAAGTGTGACTTTGAGGGATGCGAAAAGGTCTACACCAAAAGTTCGCATCTCAAGGCAcacaagcgcacacacacag GAGAGAAGCCGTACCAGTGCACGTGGGACGGCTGCATGTGGAGGTTTGCACGATCTGACGAGCTGACGCGCCACTACCGTAAACACACAGGCCAGAAGCCCTTCAAGTGCCAGCTGTGTCAGCGGTCATTCTCGCGGTCAGACCACCTCTCGCTGCACATGAAGCGGCACTGA